From bacterium, one genomic window encodes:
- the mnmG gene encoding tRNA uridine-5-carboxymethylaminomethyl(34) synthesis enzyme MnmG encodes MSHNEFDIIVVGGGHAGIEAALAAARLGARCALVTHDPAEIGRMPCNPAIGGLGKGHLVREIDVLGGEMGRAIDATGIQFRVLNTKKGPAVQSPRAQADKHAYQAAMTATCHAQPGLTVIGGDVAGLLVAGADADRRIEGVVVGTREVRAPRVVLCTGTFMKGLMHVGDARTSGGREGAASSEGLSGSLADYGFALRRLKTGTPPRLRADSIDFQQLAVQLGDAHPTPFSFRTRRFAPEQIACHLAYTNATTHAIIAASLDRSPLYGGVIEGRGPRYCPSIEDKVVRFADKDRHLLFLEPEGRDTDEIYVNGLSTSLPADVQERVVRSIPGLERAELVRYGYAVEYDSVPSWQIHAHLETKVLSGLYLAGQILGTSGYEEAAGQGLVAGLNAVRSLDGRDPLQLGRHEAYLGVLVDDLVTKDIEEPYRMFTSRAEHRLRLRCDNAEERLAAAARDGGLLPGPELAVLDARRRFVADFRRALGATAVVTRDTRQRLTAAEFLRFPGIELGSLPHQAEVDAESWSEVMNRVSHLRDETDNPFLAEAAARQVVHDIKYDGYIAKHERLIRHQAHLDAYELPSDMDYKTMSALSFEAREKLDRVRPDTLGQAGRIDGVRAGDLAVLTVFLKKRAGETEAGNE; translated from the coding sequence TTGTCCCACAACGAATTCGACATCATCGTGGTCGGTGGCGGCCACGCGGGCATCGAGGCGGCCCTGGCGGCGGCCCGTCTCGGGGCGCGCTGCGCGCTGGTGACCCACGATCCGGCCGAGATCGGCCGCATGCCCTGCAACCCCGCCATCGGAGGCCTCGGCAAGGGGCATCTCGTGCGGGAGATCGACGTCCTCGGCGGCGAGATGGGCCGGGCCATCGACGCCACGGGCATCCAGTTCCGCGTGCTGAACACCAAGAAGGGGCCGGCCGTGCAGTCGCCCCGCGCCCAGGCCGACAAGCACGCCTACCAGGCGGCCATGACGGCGACCTGCCACGCCCAGCCCGGCCTGACGGTCATCGGCGGCGACGTGGCCGGACTGCTGGTGGCCGGGGCCGACGCCGACCGGCGCATCGAAGGCGTGGTCGTGGGGACGCGCGAGGTGCGGGCACCGCGGGTGGTCCTCTGCACCGGCACCTTCATGAAGGGCCTCATGCACGTGGGTGATGCCCGGACCAGTGGCGGACGCGAGGGCGCCGCGAGCAGCGAAGGCCTGAGCGGGAGCCTGGCCGACTACGGCTTCGCCCTGCGTCGCCTGAAGACGGGCACACCGCCCCGCCTGCGGGCCGATTCCATTGACTTCCAACAGCTTGCAGTGCAGCTGGGCGACGCGCATCCCACGCCCTTCTCGTTCCGCACGCGGCGGTTCGCGCCCGAACAGATCGCCTGCCATCTGGCCTACACCAACGCGACGACCCATGCCATCATCGCGGCGAGCCTCGATCGGTCGCCGCTGTACGGCGGGGTGATCGAGGGCCGGGGTCCGCGCTACTGCCCGTCCATCGAGGACAAGGTGGTGCGCTTCGCCGACAAGGACCGGCACCTGCTCTTCCTCGAGCCCGAGGGCCGGGACACGGACGAGATCTACGTGAACGGCCTGTCCACCAGTTTGCCCGCCGACGTGCAGGAGCGGGTCGTGCGCTCGATCCCGGGACTCGAGCGCGCCGAGCTCGTGCGGTACGGCTACGCGGTCGAGTACGACAGCGTGCCGTCGTGGCAGATTCATGCCCACCTGGAGACCAAGGTGTTGTCCGGCTTGTATTTGGCCGGGCAGATCCTCGGCACTTCGGGCTACGAGGAGGCCGCCGGACAGGGTCTCGTGGCGGGACTGAATGCGGTGCGCAGCCTCGATGGTCGCGACCCGCTGCAGCTCGGCCGGCACGAAGCCTACCTCGGGGTGCTGGTCGACGACCTCGTCACGAAGGACATCGAGGAGCCCTACCGCATGTTCACCTCCCGGGCCGAGCACCGCCTGCGGTTGCGGTGCGACAACGCGGAGGAGCGCCTGGCCGCTGCGGCCCGCGACGGGGGGCTGCTGCCCGGCCCCGAGCTGGCGGTGCTCGACGCGCGCCGGCGCTTCGTGGCCGACTTCCGACGGGCGCTCGGGGCGACGGCCGTCGTGACGCGGGACACGCGGCAGCGGCTGACCGCGGCGGAGTTCCTCCGCTTTCCCGGGATCGAGCTGGGCAGCCTGCCGCATCAGGCCGAGGTCGACGCGGAATCCTGGTCCGAAGTCATGAATAGGGTTTCGCATCTGCGCGACGAAACAGACAACCCCTTCCTGGCGGAAGCCGCGGCCCGGCAGGTCGTCCACGACATCAAGTACGACGGCTACATCGCCAAGCACGAGCGCCTGATTCGTCACCAGGCCCACCTCGACGCCTATGAGCTGCCGTCCGACATGGACTATAAAACCATGTCCGCCTTGAGTTTCGAGGCCCGCGAGAAACTCGATCGGGTGCGCCCGGACACCCTGGGCCAGGCGGGGCGCATCGACGGGGTGCGGGCCGGGGACCTGGCGGTGCTGACGGTTTTCCTGAAGAAGCGGGCCGGCGAAACCGAGGCCGGGAATGAGTGA
- a CDS encoding tRNA modification GTPase, with protein MSRERVEKTIVAVATPPGEGGLAVVRLSGPDAFAIADKVFSGPGFGPQPTPRRAVYGILKSPTESGTAISEIDQAIALPFVAPHSATGEDVVEFFCHGGRVVAGMVVAACRVAGAEPATAGEFTRRAFLNGKLSLDQAEAVADLIHAPSDHAARAAVRQLLGGFDDQLAAVEGPLLDLLARLEGGLEFSDDEDMGVGADTVRRVLDTSIAGLGRLVAMAPAGRLLRDGVHVVLAGPPNVGKSSLFNALLAEERAIVDAEAGTTRDVISARRHRDGTVWVLHDTAGLRSDGGRVEGLGMERARRQVAEADVVLALAVAGEAPTELVVPDGTPVLRVWTKGDLAPGFAAPAGEPIVASPDGSGIASVWAELDAVVAGFRLEEAIALGVVLNERHLHKLGACRDDLVRLRDEVAATAPGDEIVGSLLAPILGHLGEVSGRVFSEQVLESVFKRFCVGK; from the coding sequence ATGTCGAGAGAGCGCGTGGAGAAGACCATCGTCGCGGTGGCGACGCCGCCTGGCGAAGGCGGGCTGGCGGTGGTGCGCCTGAGTGGTCCGGACGCGTTCGCGATCGCGGACAAGGTCTTCTCGGGTCCCGGTTTCGGGCCGCAGCCCACCCCGCGGCGCGCTGTATACGGTATACTGAAATCTCCAACCGAATCGGGCACAGCCATTTCCGAGATCGATCAGGCCATCGCTCTGCCCTTCGTGGCCCCCCACAGCGCCACCGGTGAAGACGTGGTCGAGTTCTTCTGCCACGGTGGCCGCGTCGTGGCCGGGATGGTCGTGGCGGCCTGCCGGGTGGCCGGAGCCGAACCGGCGACGGCCGGGGAGTTCACGCGCCGCGCGTTCCTCAACGGGAAGCTCAGCCTCGACCAGGCCGAGGCGGTGGCCGACCTGATCCACGCTCCGTCGGACCATGCGGCCCGGGCCGCCGTGCGCCAACTGCTCGGCGGGTTCGACGACCAGCTGGCCGCGGTGGAAGGTCCGCTGCTCGACCTGCTGGCCCGGCTCGAAGGGGGGCTCGAGTTCAGCGACGACGAGGACATGGGCGTCGGCGCGGACACGGTGCGCCGCGTGCTCGACACGAGCATCGCCGGCCTCGGGCGGCTGGTGGCCATGGCGCCGGCCGGACGCCTGCTGCGCGATGGCGTGCACGTGGTCCTCGCGGGTCCGCCCAACGTGGGAAAGTCGTCGCTCTTCAATGCGCTGCTCGCCGAGGAGCGCGCCATCGTCGATGCCGAGGCCGGTACGACGCGCGACGTGATCAGCGCGCGCCGGCACCGCGACGGGACGGTGTGGGTGCTGCACGACACGGCCGGTCTGCGCAGCGACGGCGGACGCGTCGAGGGCCTCGGCATGGAACGTGCGCGCCGGCAGGTCGCCGAGGCGGACGTGGTCCTCGCGTTGGCGGTGGCCGGAGAGGCGCCGACGGAACTCGTCGTTCCGGACGGCACGCCGGTGCTGCGCGTCTGGACCAAGGGCGATCTCGCGCCCGGTTTCGCGGCGCCCGCGGGCGAGCCGATCGTGGCGAGTCCCGACGGCAGCGGGATCGCGTCCGTCTGGGCGGAGCTCGACGCCGTGGTTGCCGGCTTCCGGCTCGAGGAGGCCATCGCCCTCGGTGTCGTGCTGAACGAACGGCACCTGCACAAGCTGGGCGCCTGCCGCGACGACCTGGTGCGCCTGCGCGACGAGGTTGCCGCCACCGCGCCCGGTGACGAGATTGTCGGCTCGCTCCTGGCGCCCATTCTGGGCCACCTGGGCGAGGTGTCGGGGCGTGTCTTCAGCGAGCAGGTGCTCGAGAGCGTCTTCAAGCGGTTCTGTGTCGGAAAGTAA